One Uloborus diversus isolate 005 unplaced genomic scaffold, Udiv.v.3.1 scaffold_35, whole genome shotgun sequence DNA window includes the following coding sequences:
- the LOC129233347 gene encoding gastrula zinc finger protein XlCGF49.1-like: MSVPTFSTSSCLKIHLRMHTNEKPYSCEYCKKTFSQSTNLKSHLRIHTNEKPYSCEFCKKAFSFKSGLKNHLRIHTNEKPYSCDYCNKAFSDSSILKQHLRIHTNEKPYSCVYCKKTFSLNSGLKIHLRIHTNEKPYSCEYCKKTFSQSTNLKKHLRTHTNEKPYSSEFCNKTFSHGHTLDIHLKTHTKLEP; this comes from the exons ATGTCAGTTCCT ACATTTTCCACAAGTTCAtgtttgaaaattcatttgaggatgcacactaatgagaaaccatattcttgtgagtattgtaaaaagacattttctcaaagtacaaatttgaaatcacatttgaggattcacactaatgaaaaaccatattcttgtgagttttgtaaaaaggcattttcttttaaatcaggTTTGAAAaaccatttgaggatacacactaatgaaaaaccatattcttgcgattATTGTAACAAAGCTTTTTCTGATagttctattttgaaacaacacctgaggatacacactaatgaaaaaccatattcttgtgtgtattgtaaaaagacattttctttaaattcaggtttgaaaatccatttgaggattcacactaatgaaaaaccgtattcttgtgagtattgtaaaaagacattttctcaaagtacaaatttgaaaaagcatttgaggacgcacactaatgaaaaaccgtattcttctGAGTTCTGTAACAAGACATTTTCTCACGGTCATACTTTGGATATACATCTGAAAACGCACACCAAACTTGAACCATAA
- the LOC129233348 gene encoding zinc finger protein 845-like: MHETLCTERKPYACDYCKKSFLQNSELITHLRIHTNEKPYACEYCKMTFSQGSSLKTHLRVHTNEKNEKPYSCGQCNKTFSQSSHLKAHLRIHTNEKPYSCEYCKMTFSQERHFLPYSCEHCKKTFSQGSSLKIHLRVHTKEKPYSCKYCETKFSNNSSLNLHLRIHTNEKPYSCAHCKKTFSQSSSLKSHLRTHTNEKPYSCEYCKTTFAHSSSLKNHLRIHTNEKPYSCEYCKKAFSQIGNLKTHLRRHTNEKPYSCEHCKKPFTDSYALKTHLRTHTKEQPYSCEHCSKKFSVNSSLKIHLRTHNNEKPYSCDYCKKKFSQIGHLKTHLRVHTREKPYSCDHCKKAFSVNSSLKLHLRTHTNEKPYSCEYCQMTFSFSANLKTHLRTHTNEKPYSCEHCKKAFSNTSSLKSHLRIHTNEKPYSCEYCKKTFSHSFSFKKHLRMHTNEKPYSCNHCKKAFSVSSVLKTHLRIHTHEKPYSCECCKKTFSSNSGLKSHMKTHTNEKPYSCDQCNKTFSQSSSLKSHLRTHTNEKPYSCEFCKKAFSFNSNFKTHLRTHTNEKPYSCQYCKKAFSDHSTLKRHLRTHTKEKPYSCEYCKKTFSRMSDMKIHLRIHTNEKPYSCAQCNKTFSQSSHLKIHLRTHTKEKPYSCEYCKMIFAHSSSLKKHLRIHAEEKPYSSH, from the exons ATGCATGAAACATTGTGCACTGAAAGGAAACCATATGCTTGTGATtattgtaaaaaatcatttttgcaaaaTTCAGAATTAATAACTCACTTGAGAATACACACGAATGAGAAACCATatgcttgtgagtattgtaaaatgacattttctCAGGGTTccagtttaaaaacacatttaagggtacacactaatgaaaaa aatgaaaaaccgtattcttgtggtCAGTGTAATAAGACTTTCTCTCAGAGTTCACATTTAAAAgctcatttgaggatacacactaatgaaaaaccatattcttgtgagtattgtaaaatgacattttctCAGG aaagacattttct accatattcttgcgagcattgcaaaaagacattttctcagggttctagtttgaaaatacatttgagggtgcacactaaagaaaaaccatattcttgtaagTATTGTGAAACAAAGTTTTCTAATAATTCTAGCTTGAATCTACATTTGagaatacacactaatgaaaaaccatattcttgtgcgcattgtaaaaagacattttctcagagttccagtttgaaatcacatttgaggacacacactaacgaaaaaccatattcttgtgagtattgtaaaacaACATTTGCTCatagttcaagtttaaaaaatcatttgaggatacacactaatgaaaaaccttattcttgtgagtattgtaaaaaggcattttctcagatcggaaatttgaaaacacatttgaggagacacactaatgaaaaaccatattcttgcgagcATTGTAAAAAGCCATTTACTGATAGTTATgctttgaaaacacatttgaggactcACACAAAGGAACAACCCTATTCTTGTGAGCATTGTAGTAAGAAATTTTCTGTTAATTcaagtttaaaaatacatttgaggacacacaataatgaaaaaccatattcttgtgattattgtaaaaagaaattttctcagattGGTCATTTGAAAACGCATTTGAGGGTACACACTagggaaaaaccatattcttgtgaccattgcaaaaaggcattttctgttaattcaagcttgaaattacatttgaggacacacactaacgaaaaaccatattcttgtgagtattgtcagatgacattttcttttagtgcaaatttaaaaacacatttaaggACGCACACAaacgagaaaccatattcttgtgagcattGTAAGAAGGCATTTTCTAATACTTCAAGTTTGAAATCAcacttgaggatacacactaatgaaaaaccatattcctgtgagtattgtaaaaagacattttctcatagtttttctttcaaaaagcatttaaggatgcacactaatgaaaaaccatattcttgtaatcattgtaaaaaggcattttctgttagttcagttttgaaaacacatttgaggatacacactcatgaaaaaccgtattcctgtgaatgttgtaaaaagactttttcttCTAATTCAGGTTTGAAATCTCATATGAAgacacacactaatgaaaaaccatattcttgtgatcagtGTAATAAGACATTCTCTCAGAGTTCAAGTTTAAAATCACATTTGAGGAcgcacactaatgaaaaaccatactcctgtgagttttgtaaaaaggcattttcttttaattcaaattttaaaacacatttgagaacacacactaatgaaaaaccatattcttgtcagtattgtaaaaaggcattttctgatcATTCTactttgaaaagacatttgaggactcacacaaaggaaaaaccatattcctgtgagtattgtaaaaagactttTTCTCGGATGTCAGATATGAAaatacatttgaggatacacactaatgagaaaccatattcttgtgctCAGTGTAACAAGACATTCTCTCAGAGTTcacatttgaaaattcatttgaggactcacacaaaggaaaaaccatattcttgtgagtattgtaaaatgaTATTTGCTCatagttcaagtttgaaaaaacatttgaggatacacgctgaagaaaaaccatattcttctCATTAG